The genomic interval CCTCCCGGGCGGCGATCAGGTCCGAGAGGAGGTCGTCGGCGGGGTGGGCGCGCTTGTCCTCGATGAGGGCCCGCAGGTGGTCGAGCATGGTCTCGGCGGTGAGGACGGACACCTCGCCGTCGCCCTCGCCCTCGATCTGCGTATTGCCCCTGACCTGGAATTCGGCCTGTTTCCCGTGCGGGGTGCCGAAGAGGTCGAAGACCACGGCGAGCGGCAGCGGCAGCGCGAACCCGGAGATCAGCTCGACTTCCCGGCCGCCGTCGGCGTCCTTCTCCAACGCGTCGAGCAGCGCGTCGACATGGGCTTCGATCGTCGGACGGAGCGCCGCCACCCGCCGCATGGTGTACGCCTTCTGCACGAGCTTGCGCAGCCGGGTGTGGTGGGGCGGGTCCGAGTTGAGCATGTGCGCGGTGAGCGCCTTGCCGGGGCCTTCTCCGGAGAGGCCGACGCGGCGCGCGAAGACCTCGGTGGCGGAGTTCTTGCTGAGCCGGGGGTCGGTGAGGGCGGCCTTGCAGGCGGCGTACCCGGTGACCAGCCAGCCTTCGATGGGCGTGCCGCCGGGGAAGCGGACCTTGTGCACGCCGCCGTCGGTCTCGCGCCAACGCCGGTAACTCTCGTGCTGGTGGGCGAAGAAGGAGAAGTCGACGAGCTCGCTGCCGTCGGTGTCGTACGAGACGGACTCGCGCGCGGCGGTCTCGTACGGAGTGGGCTCAGGCTGGTAGGGAGTGACCTCAGGCCGCAGCGGCATCGTGCGCCTCCCTCGTCACCTGTATCTCGTCCACCCCGAGGAGCCCCGCCAGCGGCACCTTCGCGGACCTCTGCTTCGGGCTGACCGCGAGTCCTTCGTTGCGCAGCAGGTCGAGCAGCAGTTCTGCGAGCGGCATCACCGCGTGCCTGCCCCAGCAGCGTTCCGAGCCGTGGCCGAAGGCGAGGTAGCCGGGCGCGGTGTCTGGATCGAGGGAGTCCCAGCGTTCGGGGCGGAACTCGTCGGGGTGCTCCCACAGCGCCGGATCGCGCTGCGAGAGCAGGGGGAGTACGAGGATGTCGTCGGCGGCGCCGATCGCCGGATCGAGCTCCGGGTACTCGGGGGAGGCGTTGCGCAGCATGTTCCACGACGGGGGCAGCAGGCGCATCGCCTCGTACAGGATGTTGCGGTTGGAGACGGACTCGTCGAACGGCGAGCCGAGCCACAGCGCGTTCGCGACCAGGGTGGAGACGGTGAAGCAGACCGGGGCGGCGGCCCGTCGGTACATGCCCATCGCGTAGCGGCGGTCGTGATAGCTCGCGGGCTCGGCGGTCCTGCGGGCCAGGGCGGTGAGTTCGTGGCCTGGCTTCGCCCTGAGAGGGCGGGGGATCGCGGCGCCCAGCGCGATGACGGACCAGGTGAGTTTGGTCGTCAATTCGAGGTTTCGGCTCATGAGAATACGAAGCCGATAAGGGTCCCCGCCCAATATCAAATCCCGCAGAAACATATGGCCGGTGTGCGGCCAAGGACCGGAGAGGTCGATATTTCCGGGCAATGGCCTTTTCAACGCGTCGCGTACGTCACGGCCAACCGTCCGCATCACCAGTGCCGCTTCGCTCGGCGCGATGGAACGCCCCTGGAGCGGTTTGAAAGTGGGCCGTTCGGTCTCCGTGGCGCGCCGGGCCGACAGAATGCGGTCGGCGAGTTCGTGTCCGGCGACGCCTATGGTGTCGGGCTCCAGCCGGAAAACGTCCTTGCCCCGGTGGTCCCGCAGCAGGGCGGCCAGCCGGGGCGCGAAGGTGGTCGTGCGGGCGGCGGCGGGGTGCGACGGATCGGGGTGCGAGGTGAGCCGGGAGGGCTGCGGGTGGTGCGGAGGGTGCGGAAGGGGCGCGGGTGAAGGCTGCGACATGGGAAAGCACTCCGAAGGGCCGGGCGCGGCTACGAACGGTGCCTCTCGGGTCCGCCCCCGCCGGACGACGGGGGCGGACCCGAGCAGCGCTTCCTAGTACCAGATGTACCAGGCGCTGGCCTTCAGGCTCTTCTGGTGGCATACGGCGTTCTTGATGGCAAACAGAACCTTCATTTTCTGCTCCTTCTCGCCCCTTTATATGGGGCAGTTCTGGGCACAGGGGTACCCCTTGTGGGGGCAACGTGCCTAGGCCGTATGAATGTCCCGCGAGTCGCTGAACGATTGCTGAACCTAGAATCAATTACGGAGTTGATCAACCCCCCGGGTGTGCTTTTTTGCTTCTGATGACCAGCATGGTCCGTCAGAAGTGGACGCTGGCCGGATTTCCGTCCAGGAGCGGCGTGAACTGGTAGGTGGGGCGGGTTTATTGACGGGGGCTCTGATTGCGGAGGAAGTCCCGCTGCCGGTCGAGATAGCCGTCCGCGAAGAGTGAGCGGGGGGAGAAGAGGGCCGTCAGGACGGTCCGGGTCTCCGACTGCTCGACGGAGCGCTTGACGAGGGTGTGCGTGGCGTCCGGGTAGTGGTCCACGGACAGGAGCGCGGCGGCGGTCGGGGGCAGTTCCCTGCGGTAGACGGCCTCCGTCTCGGCGACGTCCACGTTGACGTCGTGGCCCGGCAGGATCAGCTGCACCGGGATGCCGCGCAGGTGGCGCAGGTCGCGGGTGGCGTCCGCCGTGTGATTGCGGGACACGAACCCCCAGCGGTCGGCGGACATCGGGGTCCGGTCGACCTCGGGGGCGAGGTCGAGGGAGGCGAGCCGGGAGACGTACTCCCGGTGGCTCGCGCGGCGTCCGAGCAGCGCGCGGACGGCGTCGCTCCGTTCGACCTCGCTCCGGACGCGGGTGTCCGACGCGCCCTCGGCGCGGAGTTCGGAGAGGAGGTTGAAGCGCCCCTGCCGCAGCCAGTTGACGGCGGGCGAGACCGCCTGCACGAAGGCCACGCGAGTACGGGCGGCGACCTTCGGCAGTACCCAGCCCGCCTGGC from Streptomyces sp. NBC_00237 carries:
- a CDS encoding tryptorubin family RiPP precursor, with protein sequence MKVLFAIKNAVCHQKSLKASAWYIWY
- a CDS encoding cytochrome P450 produces the protein MPLRPEVTPYQPEPTPYETAARESVSYDTDGSELVDFSFFAHQHESYRRWRETDGGVHKVRFPGGTPIEGWLVTGYAACKAALTDPRLSKNSATEVFARRVGLSGEGPGKALTAHMLNSDPPHHTRLRKLVQKAYTMRRVAALRPTIEAHVDALLDALEKDADGGREVELISGFALPLPLAVVFDLFGTPHGKQAEFQVRGNTQIEGEGDGEVSVLTAETMLDHLRALIEDKRAHPADDLLSDLIAAREEGDRLTDEEITSMAFLLAVAGHQTTVNLIANGLHALLRHPAQLAALRADPSLVGKAVEEVLRYESPSGIASLRYTTEPVVIAGTTIPKGEFVQIALLAANRDPAVFTDPDRFDITRDDASRHLAFGHGIHRCLGAQLARLQAEIAFTRMLERFPDLRLAASDDEAETEEWQHNPRHHGLLALPVRLG
- a CDS encoding cytochrome P450, whose product is MSQPSPAPLPHPPHHPQPSRLTSHPDPSHPAAARTTTFAPRLAALLRDHRGKDVFRLEPDTIGVAGHELADRILSARRATETERPTFKPLQGRSIAPSEAALVMRTVGRDVRDALKRPLPGNIDLSGPWPHTGHMFLRDLILGGDPYRLRILMSRNLELTTKLTWSVIALGAAIPRPLRAKPGHELTALARRTAEPASYHDRRYAMGMYRRAAAPVCFTVSTLVANALWLGSPFDESVSNRNILYEAMRLLPPSWNMLRNASPEYPELDPAIGAADDILVLPLLSQRDPALWEHPDEFRPERWDSLDPDTAPGYLAFGHGSERCWGRHAVMPLAELLLDLLRNEGLAVSPKQRSAKVPLAGLLGVDEIQVTREAHDAAAA
- a CDS encoding S9 family peptidase produces the protein MRRPRRARLRPIAWTLAVLLLTVGALGAVVLHQNTYDFDEQRVTIRHGGHTLEGVLTTPRDGRTRHGLVVYVHGDGPVDATHDDGYKPLWEANAEAGYASLSWDKPGVAGAPGNWLGQSMDDRADETAAAIAWARTRSDIDGDRIGLWGASQAGWVLPKVAARTRVAFVQAVSPAVNWLRQGRFNLLSELRAEGASDTRVRSEVERSDAVRALLGRRASHREYVSRLASLDLAPEVDRTPMSADRWGFVSRNHTADATRDLRHLRGIPVQLILPGHDVNVDVAETEAVYRRELPPTAAALLSVDHYPDATHTLVKRSVEQSETRTVLTALFSPRSLFADGYLDRQRDFLRNQSPRQ